The proteins below are encoded in one region of Accipiter gentilis chromosome 12, bAccGen1.1, whole genome shotgun sequence:
- the TLR2 gene encoding toll-like receptor 2, whose protein sequence is MTTHTWQVWAIYMVLAANLSEEQVLKQACPSCDATQLCNCSSMGLDFVPPGITGKITVLNLAHNRIKHIRSQDLQQAVNLRALLLQSNKISSIDKDSFCSLGKLELLDLSNNSLAHLYPAWFGHLFSLQHLHLQGNSYRDLGESSPFSSLRNLSSLHLGNPQFSTIRQGNFEGIEFLDKLWIDGSNLSQYEPGSLKLIKKINHMIINVRSINIFSAVVRDLLHSVTWLEVRKIAFSIPAEMQLLRVMSSSFAKKISFKQTLLTDATVPEIVSILEDMPQLVEVEMIDCRLLGTGQWQTHIKANQSRTLRVLTIEKLSIEEFYLFTDLQAVQGLLSLLTKVTVENTKVFLVPCRLSQKLLSLEYLDLSANLLGDQSLEHSACQGGWPSLQTLNLSQNSLSDLEMTVKSLSHLRNLILLDISQNNFGDIPDVCEWPQTLKYLNLSSTQIPKLTTCIPPTLEVLDVSANNLKEFGLQLPFLKELYLAKNQLKALPGAAPIPNLVAMSIRRNKLNGFSREEFESFRKMELLDASDNNFICSCEFLSFIHHEAGIAQVLVGWPDKYVCDSPLAVRGTQVGAVHLSLMECHRSLVVSSICVLLFLVILILVAVGYKYHAVWYLRMTWAWLQAKRKPKQAPLKDICYDAFVSYSENDSDWVENIMVRELEQACPPFRLCLHKRDFVPGKWIVDNIIDSIEKSHKTLFVLSEHFVQSEWCKYELDFSHFRLFDENNDAAILVLLEPIQSKAIPKRFCKLRKIMNTKTYLEWPLEEEQQEMFWFNLKIALKS, encoded by the coding sequence ATGACTACACACACCTGGCAAGTGTGGGCCATCTACATGGTTTTAGCTGCAAACCTCTCTGAAGAGCAAGTGCTGAAGCAGGCTTGTCCTTCATGCGATGCCACTCAGCTTTGCAACTGCTCTTCCATGGGCTTGGACTTTGTTCCCCCAGGGATCACGGGCAAAATCACAGTGTTAAACCTGGCCCACAATAGGATAAAGCACATCCGATCCCAGGatctgcagcaggctgtgaacctgagagccctgctgctgcagtcCAACAAAATCAGCTCCATAGACAAGGACTCGTTTTGCTCCCTTGGGAAACTGGAGCTCTTGGACTTATCAAATAACAGCTTGGCTCACTTGTACCCTGCATGGTTTGGGCACCTTTTttcactccagcacctccacctTCAAGGGAACTCCTACAGAGACCTGGGGGAAAGCTCCCCCTTTTCTAGCCTGAGGAACCTGAGCTCTCTCCACCTGGGCAACCCGCAGTTCTCCACGATAAGGCAAGGGAACTTTGAGGGCATTGAGTTTCTTGACAAGTTGTGGATTGACGGTAGCAATCTCAGTCAGTATGAGCCAGGAAGTTTGAAATTAATTAAGAAGATAAATCACATGATCATAAACGTAAGAAGTATTAATATATTCTCAGCAGTTGTCAGGGACCTTCTGCACTCTGTCACTTGGTTAGAAGTAAGAAAAATAGCATTCAGTATACCTGCTGAAATGCAACTATTGCGAGTTATGTCGtcttcttttgcaaagaaaatttcttttaaacagacCTTATTAACAGATGCTACTGTGCCCGAGATTGTCAGCATTTTAGAAGACATGCCACAGTTAGTGGAGGTGGAGATGATAGACTGTAGACTCTTGGGAACTGGACAATGGCAAACACATATTAAAGCAAACCAATCACGTACTCTTAGAGTTCTGACAATAGAGAAATTATCTATAGAagaattttatttgtttacagATCTTCAGGCTGTGCAAGGTCTACTATCTCTTCTTACCAAAGTCACAGTTGAAAACACCAAGGTGTTTTTGGTACCATGCAGACTTTCACAAAAGCTTCTGTCATTAGAGTATCTTGACCTTAGTGCAAATTTGCTCGGAGACCAGAGTTTGGAGCATTCAGCCTGTCAGGGTGGTTGGCCTTCACTACAAACTCTAAATTTAAGTCAGAATTCACTGAGTGACTTAGAAATGACGGTTAAAAGTTTGTCTCATCTAAGAAACCTAATTCTCTTAGACATTAGCCAAAATAATTTTGGTGATATTCCAGATGTGTGTGAATGGCCCCAGACCCTGAAATATTTAAACCTCTCCAGCACTCAAATTCCTAAACTAACGACTTGCATTCCCCCAACGCTGGAAGTTTTGGATGTTAGCGCTAACAACCTGAAGGAGTTTGGACTGCAACTCCCATTCCTCAAAGAGCTGTACCTTGCAAAAAACCAGCTGAAGGCCTTGCCTGGTGCCGCACCCATTCCTAACTTAGTGGCCATGTCAATCAGAAGAAACAAGCTCAACGGTTTCTCCAGGGAAGAGTTTGAGTCCTTCAGGAAAATGGAGCTGCTGGACGCCAGCGACAACAACTTCATCTGCTCCTGTGAATTCCTCTCCTTCATCCACCACGAGGCCGGCATAGCCCAGGTGCTGGTGGGGTGGCCAGACAAATATGTCTGTGACTCTCCACTGGCAGTGAGAGGGACGCAGGTTGGAGCCGTGCATCTCTCCCTGATGGAGTGCCACAGGTCCCTCGTGGTGTCGTCAATCTGTGTCCTGCTGTTCCTGGTCATCCTCATCCTCGTGGCCGTCGGCTACAAGTACCACGCGGTCTGGTACCTGAGAATGACCTGGGCATGGCTGCAAGCCAAGCGGAAGCCCAAGCAAGCCCCCCTGAAGGACATCTGCTACGACGCTTTTGTCTCCTACAGCGAGAACGACTCCGACTGGGTGGAAAACATCATGGTGCGGGAGCTGGAGCAGGCCTGCCCCCCCTTTCGGCTCTGCCTCCATAAGCGGGACTTTGTGCCTGGGAAGTGGATCGTGGACAACATCATCGACTCCATAGAGAAGAGCCACAAAACGCTCTTTGTGCTGTCCGAGCACTTTGTGCAGAGCGAGTGGTGCAAATACGAGCTGGACTTCTCGCACTTCCGCCTCTTTGACGAGAACAACGATGCAGCGATTCTCGTCCTCCTGGAGCCCATCCAGAGCAAAGCGATTCCCAAGAGGTTCTGCAAGCTGCGGAAGATCATGAACACAAAGACCTACCTGGAGTGGCCTCTTGAAGAAGAGCAGCAGGAGATGTTTTGGTTTAATTTGAAAATAGCTCTAAAATCCTAG